In Chlamydia serpentis, the following are encoded in one genomic region:
- a CDS encoding cytochrome ubiquinol oxidase subunit I: protein MDAVILSRIQFGLFIAFHYLFVPLSMGLSMMLVIMEGFYLVTKKKVYEQMTWFWVGIFALTFVLGVVTGIMQIFSFGSNWANFSEYTGNIFGTLLGSEGVFAFFLESGFLGILLFGRYKVSKKMHFFATCMVALGAHMSAFWIICANSWMQTPSGYEMVMHNGKLIPALTSFWKVVFSPTTIDRFIHAVLGTWLSGIFLVIGVSAYYLWKKRHDEFAKKGIKLGSICAAIVLVLQLWSADVTARGVAKNQPAKLAAFEGIFKTKEYTPIWGFGYVDMEKEHVIGLPIPGALSFLVHRNIKTPVTGLDQIPKDEWPNVQVVFQLYHLMVMFWGIMIVLTVLAWFAYKEWRWALKPVCLIILTFSVLVPEICNQCGWCAAEMGRQPWVVQGLLKTKDAISPIVQGNQIIQSLIMFSLVFIALLTLFITILCKKIKRGPEEENDPKELKVK from the coding sequence ATGGACGCGGTCATCTTATCTAGAATACAGTTTGGGTTGTTTATAGCTTTTCATTACCTTTTTGTGCCTCTCAGTATGGGATTGAGCATGATGCTTGTAATTATGGAAGGATTCTATTTGGTCACAAAAAAGAAAGTATATGAGCAAATGACTTGGTTTTGGGTCGGGATTTTTGCCTTGACGTTTGTTCTTGGAGTCGTTACAGGAATTATGCAGATATTTTCCTTTGGTTCTAATTGGGCAAACTTTTCTGAATATACAGGAAACATTTTTGGTACTTTATTAGGCAGTGAGGGTGTTTTTGCATTTTTCCTAGAATCAGGATTTTTAGGTATTTTACTTTTTGGTCGGTATAAGGTCTCTAAGAAAATGCATTTCTTTGCTACATGTATGGTAGCTTTGGGTGCTCATATGAGCGCCTTCTGGATTATTTGTGCTAATTCCTGGATGCAAACTCCTTCAGGCTATGAAATGGTAATGCATAATGGAAAGCTGATTCCTGCTTTAACTTCCTTCTGGAAGGTTGTTTTCTCTCCAACAACTATTGATCGCTTTATTCATGCAGTCTTAGGGACTTGGCTTTCTGGAATTTTCCTGGTTATAGGTGTATCTGCCTACTATTTATGGAAAAAACGTCATGATGAATTCGCTAAAAAGGGGATAAAATTAGGGTCGATTTGTGCAGCTATAGTCTTAGTTTTGCAACTTTGGTCTGCAGATGTAACTGCAAGGGGAGTTGCTAAAAATCAGCCTGCTAAGTTAGCTGCTTTTGAAGGCATATTTAAAACCAAAGAATATACTCCTATATGGGGATTTGGTTATGTAGATATGGAGAAGGAGCATGTTATAGGATTACCTATTCCAGGGGCTCTTTCTTTTCTTGTTCATAGGAATATTAAAACTCCTGTTACAGGTTTAGATCAAATCCCTAAAGATGAATGGCCTAATGTGCAAGTGGTCTTTCAACTCTACCATCTTATGGTCATGTTTTGGGGAATTATGATCGTTTTAACTGTACTTGCTTGGTTTGCCTATAAGGAGTGGCGCTGGGCTTTAAAACCTGTTTGTTTAATAATTTTAACTTTCTCTGTACTTGTTCCAGAAATTTGCAATCAATGTGGTTGGTGTGCTGCTGAGATGGGAAGACAGCCATGGGTAGTTCAAGGATTACTAAAAACCAAAGATGCGATTTCGCCGATAGTGCAAGGAAATCAAATTATACAATCTTTGATAATGTTCAGCTTAGTGTTCATCGCTCTTTTGACACTCTTTATTACTATACTTTGTAAAAAAATAAAACGTGGCCCTGAAGAAGAAAATGATCCTAAAGAATTAAAAGTGAAATAG
- the cydB gene encoding cytochrome d ubiquinol oxidase subunit II → MELSLTTLLPLAWYIVLGIAVFAYSFGDGFDLGLGAIYLKVKADEERRTLLNSIGPVWDGNEVWLIIIVGGLFAGFPSCYGTILSIFYMPIWTLVLLYIFRGCSLEFRSKSESISWKTFWDIIFACSGIAIGFFLGTIVGNLILGLPLSPDTPYASLSWVLFFRPYATLCGAVVASAFAIHGACFALMKTSDSLNARIAQQFPYVFSAFLVFYVLLLGASLISIPKRFDAFPTYPLLILLIALTTCCCVASRTSIAKKRYGYAFIYSALNLLMLILSAVTLTFPNILLSTIDPQYSYTIYNSAVETKTLKSLLIIVLIGLPFIIAYACYIYRVFRGKTNFPSIY, encoded by the coding sequence ATGGAACTTTCTCTAACTACTCTTTTACCACTGGCCTGGTATATAGTTCTTGGAATTGCTGTCTTTGCTTATTCTTTTGGTGATGGCTTTGATCTAGGGCTTGGGGCTATTTATCTTAAAGTAAAAGCAGATGAAGAGCGTCGGACTCTTCTTAATTCAATTGGACCTGTATGGGATGGCAATGAGGTTTGGTTAATTATCATTGTTGGTGGACTGTTTGCAGGTTTTCCTTCATGCTACGGAACCATTTTGTCTATCTTTTATATGCCTATTTGGACTCTGGTCCTTCTTTATATTTTCAGAGGGTGTTCTCTAGAATTTCGAAGTAAATCAGAATCTATATCTTGGAAAACGTTTTGGGATATCATTTTTGCCTGTTCAGGGATTGCAATAGGGTTTTTCTTGGGGACGATTGTAGGAAATCTTATTCTCGGATTGCCTTTATCCCCAGATACTCCTTATGCTTCGTTGTCATGGGTTTTATTTTTCCGCCCCTATGCAACTTTATGTGGAGCCGTAGTTGCTAGTGCTTTTGCTATTCATGGTGCTTGTTTTGCATTAATGAAGACTTCTGATTCTTTAAACGCTAGGATTGCACAACAATTTCCTTATGTTTTTTCGGCATTTTTAGTGTTTTATGTTTTGCTTTTGGGAGCTAGTTTAATCTCTATTCCAAAACGTTTTGACGCCTTTCCTACCTACCCATTATTGATTTTACTCATCGCTTTAACAACTTGTTGTTGTGTTGCCTCTAGGACTAGCATAGCTAAAAAACGTTATGGCTATGCTTTTATTTATTCTGCATTAAATTTATTAATGCTTATTTTGTCTGCAGTCACCCTAACTTTTCCTAACATTCTTCTCTCTACTATAGATCCTCAATATAGTTATACAATCTATAATAGTGCTGTTGAAACTAAAACATTAAAAAGTCTCTTGATTATAGTGCTGATTGGTCTTCCTTTTATTATAGCTTATGCATGTTATATTTATCGTGTCTTTAGAGGTAAAACAAACTTTCCTTCTATCTATTAA
- a CDS encoding SH3 domain-containing protein: MRMLQISMLLLALGTAIKSTAIHAADPQSPLFLEQPLCSFTGEIKGNHVRMRLAPHTDGTIIREFSKGDLVAVIGENKDYYLISPPPGMTGYVFRSFVIDNIIEGEHVNVRLEPSTSAPVLVRLSRGTEIQTTSSTPQGKWLEIVLPSQCAFYVAKNFVTNKGPIELYTQREGQKKIALDLINAALDFARIELEKNLSDIDLEAIYKKINLVQCEEFKDVPGIQGLVQKALEEIQDIYLSKSLEVQDSSNGICQNSMSTVPNSPTVGTSLLSRHIRKQTTLKTAPLTQGRENLEYSLFKIWTSMQQSNDGSESLTQEAFYRAEQKKKQILVGILEVYPHLVKNNPGDYLLKDQEHTIAFLYGTNINLEEWLGKRVTVECLPRPNNHFAFPAYYVIGIKEVS; this comes from the coding sequence ATGAGAATGCTCCAGATTTCTATGCTTCTTTTAGCTTTAGGAACTGCAATAAAATCGACAGCTATTCATGCTGCCGACCCCCAATCGCCATTGTTCTTAGAACAACCACTCTGTTCATTTACTGGAGAAATCAAGGGAAATCATGTGCGGATGCGTTTAGCACCTCATACTGACGGTACAATTATTAGAGAGTTCTCCAAAGGTGATCTTGTTGCTGTAATTGGAGAAAATAAAGATTATTATCTCATTTCTCCACCTCCAGGAATGACAGGTTATGTATTCCGCTCGTTTGTTATAGATAATATTATTGAAGGTGAGCATGTCAATGTCCGTTTAGAACCTTCAACATCAGCCCCTGTACTCGTACGACTCTCTCGAGGGACGGAAATACAAACAACATCAAGTACCCCGCAAGGTAAGTGGTTGGAAATTGTCCTACCATCTCAATGTGCATTCTATGTTGCAAAAAACTTTGTAACCAACAAAGGACCTATTGAACTCTACACCCAGCGTGAAGGGCAAAAGAAAATAGCCTTAGATCTTATCAATGCTGCTTTAGACTTTGCTCGTATAGAACTAGAGAAAAATCTTAGTGATATTGATCTCGAAGCTATTTATAAAAAGATCAACCTCGTACAATGTGAAGAGTTTAAAGATGTCCCAGGAATTCAAGGACTCGTACAAAAAGCTCTAGAAGAAATCCAAGATATTTATCTTTCCAAATCCTTAGAGGTTCAAGACTCTTCGAATGGAATTTGCCAAAATTCTATGTCTACAGTTCCTAATTCTCCTACAGTTGGGACTTCCTTGCTTTCACGTCATATTCGCAAGCAAACAACATTAAAAACAGCCCCTCTTACGCAGGGAAGAGAAAATCTAGAATATTCGCTGTTTAAGATTTGGACTAGTATGCAACAAAGCAATGACGGCTCTGAATCACTAACACAAGAAGCGTTTTATCGTGCTGAACAGAAGAAAAAACAAATACTTGTTGGTATATTAGAAGTTTATCCCCATTTAGTTAAGAATAATCCTGGTGATTATTTACTTAAAGACCAAGAGCATACTATAGCTTTTCTTTACGGGACCAATATCAACCTAGAGGAATGGCTAGGAAAACGGGTAACTGTAGAATGTCTTCCACGTCCTAACAACCATTTTGCCTTCCCTGCCTATTATGTTATAGGAATTAAAGAAGTTTCATAA
- a CDS encoding PhoH family protein produces the protein MKKTMVIDTSVFIYDPDALLSFENTRIIIPFPVIEELEAFGKFRDESAKNASRALSNIRLLLEASDNKVTEGVQLPNGSELRIEVAPLSNDDRRRKLLTLELLKIIAEREPMIFVTKSLGRRVRAEALHIESRDYESKRFSFRSLYRGFREFKVSENDIENFYKNGCLDLPLDVTPSPNEYFFMSAGDNHFALGRYCVSQGKIIALKALPKSVWGVKPLNTEQRCALDLLLRDDIKLVTLMGQAGSGKTILALAAAMYKVFDKETYNKVLVSRPIVPMGRDIGFLPGLKEDKLMHWMQPIYDNMEFLFSINQMGGFSEALQALMDAKKLEMEALTYIRGRSLPKAFIIIDEAQNLTPHEIKTIISRAGKGTKIILTGDPTQIDSLYFDENSNGLTYLVGKFHHLALYGHMFMTRTERSELAAAAATIL, from the coding sequence ATGAAGAAAACAATGGTCATTGATACAAGTGTGTTCATCTATGATCCTGATGCCCTTCTTTCTTTTGAAAATACCCGAATTATTATTCCGTTCCCAGTGATTGAAGAACTAGAAGCTTTTGGCAAATTTCGCGACGAGTCTGCAAAAAATGCTTCTCGGGCTTTGAGTAATATCCGTTTACTTTTAGAGGCCTCAGATAACAAGGTGACGGAAGGAGTACAGCTACCTAATGGAAGTGAATTACGCATAGAAGTTGCTCCACTTTCTAATGATGATAGACGAAGAAAACTTCTGACTTTAGAATTGCTTAAAATTATTGCCGAACGAGAGCCTATGATTTTTGTTACTAAGAGCTTAGGACGAAGAGTGCGTGCTGAAGCATTGCATATAGAGTCTCGAGATTATGAAAGTAAGCGTTTTTCTTTTCGTTCTTTGTATCGGGGATTTAGAGAATTCAAGGTTTCTGAAAATGACATTGAGAATTTTTATAAGAATGGTTGCTTGGATCTTCCTTTAGATGTGACCCCTTCTCCAAATGAGTATTTCTTTATGTCTGCAGGAGATAATCATTTCGCTTTGGGTAGATATTGCGTAAGTCAAGGAAAGATTATAGCTTTAAAAGCACTTCCTAAAAGTGTTTGGGGAGTAAAACCTTTAAATACAGAACAGCGGTGTGCTTTAGATTTACTTCTTAGAGATGATATAAAGTTAGTTACCCTTATGGGGCAAGCAGGATCTGGAAAAACAATTCTAGCTTTAGCAGCAGCTATGTATAAAGTTTTTGATAAGGAGACTTATAATAAAGTTTTAGTAAGTCGTCCTATAGTTCCTATGGGTAGAGATATAGGTTTCCTTCCTGGATTAAAGGAAGATAAACTTATGCACTGGATGCAGCCTATATATGATAATATGGAGTTCTTGTTTAGCATCAATCAAATGGGTGGTTTTTCAGAAGCTCTCCAAGCTCTTATGGATGCTAAAAAGTTGGAAATGGAAGCTCTTACCTATATTCGAGGGCGCTCTCTGCCGAAAGCTTTTATAATTATCGATGAAGCTCAAAACCTCACTCCTCATGAAATAAAAACTATCATCTCAAGAGCTGGGAAGGGAACTAAGATTATTCTTACAGGAGATCCTACACAAATCGATAGTTTATATTTTGATGAAAATTCTAATGGGTTAACTTACCTTGTTGGCAAATTCCATCACTTAGCATTATATGGACATATGTTTATGACGCGTACAGAGCGTTCGGAACTCGCAGCAGCAGCAGCAACTATTTTATAA